From Streptomyces sp. CMB-StM0423, a single genomic window includes:
- a CDS encoding serine/threonine-protein kinase, whose protein sequence is MITMTSGPSANLFRPLEQSDPAVVGGYRLAAVLGTGGMGKVYLSYTPGGRPIAIKVIRPEFSEDPEFRRRFQREVQAAQRVQGLYTAPVIDSDTEGPQPWLATAYVPGPSLAHAVAQHGALPLRSVLLLSVGVAEALHVIHGAGIVHRDLKPANVLLASDGPRVIDFGIARAAETTALTGTGVSVGTPSFMAPEQAAAGTISNATDVFALGQIAAYAAIGSPAYGEGPSHAVLYRIVHEDPDLSRVPAELLPLVTRCLTRDPDERPSLTEIIEQCHEISPEPLRQGEDWLPQSVVGSITERLQLPEPAKTPPPQPTVAPPPTQAAPQHPPTQFAPQHPAPGQMHPQAAFSPTAAAPTQSAPGVPGAPPPPGHPMQPPPGGYRTPPPGYRTPPPGARPPYAAPQPPKKKRTGLIVAASVVGSLVVLGVIGSLLPDDSDKGNESKAPASNSTGGGSHSSGEGADSGTEKKPVDPKPVTYEGVDVTQNYALNLADNPPRPEEGDVAYGGQDLYYYVDTLFSDSWIGSDNGKFILLNNSEKGSLETCRTETRYTEKITLDQVGDGSQFCVLSDAGHIAVATYRGKRESGDASYVTFDLTIWRNAEEPKADD, encoded by the coding sequence ATGATCACCATGACCAGTGGACCTTCGGCGAACCTTTTCCGGCCGCTTGAGCAGAGCGATCCGGCCGTCGTCGGCGGTTACCGGCTCGCCGCCGTGCTCGGCACGGGCGGGATGGGCAAGGTGTACCTCTCCTACACACCCGGCGGCAGGCCCATCGCGATCAAGGTGATCCGGCCCGAGTTCAGCGAGGATCCCGAGTTCCGGCGGCGCTTCCAGCGGGAGGTCCAGGCCGCGCAGCGGGTGCAGGGCCTGTACACCGCGCCGGTCATCGACTCCGACACCGAGGGTCCCCAGCCCTGGCTGGCCACGGCGTACGTACCGGGTCCGTCGCTCGCGCACGCCGTGGCGCAGCACGGCGCGCTGCCGCTGCGCAGCGTGCTGCTGCTGTCCGTCGGCGTCGCCGAGGCGCTGCACGTCATCCACGGCGCCGGCATCGTGCACCGCGATCTCAAGCCCGCCAACGTGCTGCTCGCCTCCGACGGCCCGCGCGTGATCGACTTCGGCATCGCGCGCGCCGCGGAGACCACCGCGCTGACCGGCACCGGGGTCAGCGTGGGCACCCCGTCGTTCATGGCGCCGGAGCAGGCGGCGGCGGGGACGATCAGCAACGCGACCGACGTCTTCGCCCTCGGCCAGATCGCGGCCTACGCGGCCATCGGATCACCCGCGTACGGTGAGGGGCCCTCGCACGCGGTGCTCTACCGGATCGTGCACGAGGACCCCGACCTCAGCCGGGTGCCCGCGGAGCTGCTGCCCCTGGTGACCCGCTGTCTGACGCGGGACCCGGACGAGCGGCCGAGCCTGACGGAGATCATCGAGCAGTGCCACGAGATCTCGCCGGAGCCGCTGCGCCAGGGCGAGGACTGGCTGCCCCAGTCGGTCGTCGGCTCGATCACCGAGCGGCTGCAGTTGCCGGAACCGGCGAAGACCCCGCCGCCCCAGCCGACCGTCGCGCCGCCCCCCACCCAGGCCGCGCCGCAGCACCCGCCGACCCAGTTCGCACCGCAGCACCCGGCGCCGGGCCAGATGCACCCGCAGGCCGCGTTCTCGCCGACCGCCGCCGCGCCGACGCAGAGCGCCCCGGGGGTTCCCGGCGCGCCGCCGCCGCCCGGGCACCCGATGCAGCCGCCGCCCGGCGGCTACCGCACGCCCCCTCCCGGCTACCGCACCCCGCCGCCGGGCGCCCGCCCGCCCTACGCGGCTCCTCAGCCGCCCAAGAAGAAGCGGACCGGGCTGATCGTCGCTGCGTCGGTGGTGGGGTCGCTCGTGGTCCTCGGGGTCATCGGCTCGCTGCTGCCGGACGACTCCGACAAGGGCAACGAGAGCAAGGCGCCCGCGAGCAACAGCACCGGCGGCGGCTCGCACAGTTCGGGTGAGGGAGCGGACTCGGGTACGGAGAAGAAGCCGGTCGACCCGAAGCCGGTCACGTACGAGGGCGTCGACGTGACGCAGAACTACGCCCTGAACCTCGCCGACAACCCTCCGCGGCCGGAGGAAGGGGACGTGGCCTACGGCGGTCAGGACTTGTACTACTACGTCGACACCCTCTTCTCGGACTCCTGGATCGGCAGCGACAACGGGAAGTTCATCCTGCTGAACAACTCGGAGAAGGGCTCCCTGGAGACCTGCCGGACGGAGACCCGCTACACCGAGAAGATCACCCTCGACCAGGTCGGCGACGGCTCGCAGTTCTGCGTGCTCAGCGACGCGGGCCATATCGCCGTGGCGACGTACCGCGGCAAGCGGGAGTCGGGTGACGCGTCGTACGTCACCTTCGACCTCACGATCTGGCGCAACGCGGAGGAGCCCAAGGCGGACGACTAG
- a CDS encoding LysR family transcriptional regulator: protein MLRQLEYLVALAREQHFGRAAAACFVSQPSLSAGIRKLESDLGVPLIRRGARYEGLTPEGEHVLTWAHRMLAEHTALRQELASLQGELTGTLRLGAIPTALTVASLITTPFCARHPGAKVSLESLSSRDITRRLTGLEIDAALTYLDDPTLRDVQRIPLYEERYVLLTPADGPLAGAAEASWAQAAALPLCLLGPRMRNRRILDENFAAEGATASPAVESDTVAGLYAHLAAGPWSSVVSHAWLHMFGVPEGKHVVRLSGPAHGARVGLVVAEQRPQPPMVRALLAVAREAGVRGSLDALLHRHLRS, encoded by the coding sequence GTGCTGCGGCAGTTGGAGTACCTGGTCGCCCTCGCCCGGGAGCAGCACTTCGGCCGGGCCGCCGCCGCGTGCTTCGTCTCCCAGCCCTCGCTCTCCGCCGGCATCCGCAAGCTCGAAAGCGACCTCGGCGTTCCCCTCATCCGCCGCGGCGCCCGCTACGAGGGGCTGACGCCCGAGGGCGAGCACGTGCTGACCTGGGCGCACCGCATGCTCGCCGAGCACACCGCCCTGCGCCAGGAACTCGCCTCGCTGCAGGGCGAGCTGACCGGCACCCTGCGGCTGGGCGCCATCCCCACCGCACTCACCGTCGCCTCCCTGATCACCACCCCCTTCTGCGCCCGGCACCCGGGCGCGAAGGTCAGCCTGGAGTCGCTGTCCTCCAGGGACATCACCCGCCGCCTCACCGGCCTGGAGATCGACGCCGCGCTGACCTACCTCGACGACCCCACGCTGCGCGACGTCCAGCGCATTCCGCTGTACGAGGAGCGGTACGTGCTGCTGACCCCGGCCGACGGCCCGCTGGCCGGCGCCGCCGAGGCGAGCTGGGCGCAGGCCGCCGCCCTGCCGCTGTGCCTGCTCGGCCCGCGCATGCGCAACCGCCGCATCCTCGACGAGAACTTCGCCGCGGAAGGTGCCACCGCCTCCCCCGCCGTCGAGTCCGACACGGTCGCCGGCCTGTACGCGCACCTTGCCGCCGGCCCGTGGTCCAGCGTCGTCTCGCACGCCTGGCTGCACATGTTCGGCGTCCCCGAGGGCAAACACGTCGTACGTCTGAGCGGCCCGGCCCACGGCGCCCGCGTCGGTCTGGTCGTCGCCGAACAGCGGCCCCAGCCGCCCATGGTCCGGGCCCTGCTGGCGGTGGCACGTGAAGCGGGCGTACGCGGGTCCCTGGACGCCCTCCTCCACCGCCACCTGCGCTCATAG
- a CDS encoding NAD-dependent formate dehydrogenase, producing the protein MAKVLCVLYDDPTGGYPAGYARDDLPPIESYPDGQSAPTPQGTDFTPGHLLGSVSGELGLRAFLESRGHTLVVTSDKDGDASVFDRELPDADVVISQPFWPAYLTAERIAAARNLQLAITAGIGSDHVDLDAAIAHDVAVAEVTFSNSISVAEHVVMSILALVRNYLPSNRVAGEGGWNIADCVERSYDLEGMHVGTVAAGRIGLAVLRRLAPFDVRLHYTDRHRLPSDVEEELGLVFHESTAAMVPHCDVVTINAPLHPETEGLFDAELLSTMRRGAYLINTARARIADRDAVREALESGRLAGYAGDVWYPQPAPADHPWRTMPHHGMTPHISGSSLSAQARYAAGTREILECWLDGKPIRDEYLIVSGGALAGAGAHSYAVNETTV; encoded by the coding sequence ATGGCCAAGGTCCTGTGCGTGCTCTACGACGACCCCACCGGCGGATACCCGGCCGGCTACGCCCGCGACGACCTGCCCCCCATCGAGTCCTACCCGGACGGCCAGTCGGCGCCCACGCCCCAGGGCACCGACTTCACCCCCGGTCACCTGCTCGGCAGCGTCTCCGGCGAACTGGGCCTGCGCGCCTTCCTGGAGAGCCGCGGCCACACCCTGGTCGTCACCTCCGACAAGGACGGTGACGCGAGCGTCTTCGACCGCGAGCTGCCCGACGCCGACGTGGTCATCTCCCAGCCGTTCTGGCCCGCCTACCTCACGGCCGAGCGCATCGCCGCCGCCCGGAACCTCCAGCTCGCCATCACCGCGGGCATCGGCTCCGACCATGTCGACCTGGACGCCGCCATCGCCCACGACGTGGCCGTCGCCGAGGTCACCTTCTCGAACAGCATCAGCGTCGCCGAGCACGTCGTGATGTCGATCCTGGCGCTGGTCCGCAACTACCTGCCGTCGAACCGGGTGGCCGGCGAGGGCGGCTGGAACATCGCGGACTGCGTCGAGCGCTCGTACGACCTGGAAGGGATGCACGTCGGCACGGTCGCCGCGGGCCGCATCGGGCTGGCCGTGCTCCGCCGGCTGGCGCCCTTCGACGTCAGGCTCCACTACACCGACCGGCACCGCCTGCCGTCGGACGTCGAGGAGGAACTGGGGCTGGTCTTCCACGAGTCGACCGCGGCCATGGTGCCGCACTGCGACGTCGTCACCATCAACGCGCCCCTGCACCCCGAGACCGAGGGCCTGTTCGACGCCGAGCTGCTGTCCACGATGCGGCGCGGGGCGTACCTCATCAACACGGCCCGCGCCCGCATCGCCGACCGCGACGCCGTCCGGGAGGCCCTGGAGAGCGGCCGGCTGGCGGGCTACGCGGGCGACGTCTGGTACCCGCAGCCGGCGCCGGCGGACCACCCGTGGCGGACCATGCCCCACCACGGCATGACCCCGCACATCTCCGGCTCGTCCCTGTCCGCCCAGGCCCGCTACGCCGCCGGCACCCGCGAGATCCTCGAATGCTGGCTCGACGGCAAGCCCATCCGTGACGAGTACCTCATCGTCTCCGGCGGCGCCCTCGCCGGGGCCGGCGCCCACTCGTACGCGGTCAACGAGACCACGGTCTGA
- a CDS encoding sensor histidine kinase — MPQPADPGATTGFGTRLLRRAADDARGRAAVAAGLAAGAVVFVPPLLQARGLPGVVLVAFAAWAAGVGSSPWPRLWGAVAAGGITAVEFAARGSLGSPLDAYFAFGTNRSVLSSIETPVFAAPLLGVTAGVAAWLFAMPYGRGVPLRARFALVAYIGTLLGFTAVLVITSKMAEANGGFIGWGPAEFQGELLYLAQAAAVVIGTVAWVTAGRALRPVEAIRQELEDITLRSLDRRVPVPKGGDELTRLALTTNAILVRLERSTELQQQFIGDASHELRSPVAAVRASLESLLAHPEQVDWPTAVRSALHELERLQGLSEDLLLLARLDGTAAVPREPVNLTDLAHDLVEEHRHLRRSHPLEIRLGASGPPAWVTGSGIQLERMLRNVLSNACRYAGKEIEVAVGTERHEGAETVRIDVRDDGPGIPAADRERVFERFSRLEDARARKSGGAGLGLAIAREIADHHGGTLHFADAPRGAHAVGRLPAAGPGTAAGR; from the coding sequence ATGCCGCAGCCCGCTGACCCCGGCGCCACGACGGGGTTCGGGACCCGCCTGCTGCGCCGCGCGGCGGACGATGCCCGGGGCCGTGCGGCCGTCGCCGCCGGACTCGCGGCGGGCGCGGTGGTCTTCGTCCCCCCGCTGCTGCAGGCGCGAGGTCTGCCGGGGGTGGTCCTCGTGGCGTTCGCCGCCTGGGCGGCGGGTGTGGGCAGCTCCCCGTGGCCGCGGCTGTGGGGTGCCGTAGCGGCGGGCGGGATCACGGCCGTCGAGTTCGCCGCCCGCGGCAGCCTCGGCAGTCCGCTCGACGCCTACTTCGCTTTCGGCACGAACAGATCCGTCCTGTCAAGCATCGAGACCCCCGTCTTCGCCGCACCTCTCCTCGGCGTCACCGCCGGCGTCGCGGCCTGGTTGTTCGCGATGCCCTACGGCCGGGGAGTGCCTCTACGGGCCCGGTTCGCCCTCGTCGCGTACATCGGGACGCTGCTCGGCTTCACCGCCGTGCTCGTGATCACGTCCAAGATGGCGGAGGCCAACGGCGGGTTCATCGGCTGGGGCCCGGCCGAGTTCCAGGGGGAGCTGCTCTACCTGGCGCAGGCCGCCGCCGTCGTGATCGGCACCGTCGCCTGGGTGACGGCCGGGCGCGCGCTGCGTCCCGTGGAGGCCATCCGCCAGGAACTGGAGGACATCACCCTTCGCTCGCTGGACCGGCGCGTGCCCGTGCCCAAGGGCGGGGACGAGCTGACCAGGCTGGCGCTGACGACGAACGCGATCCTCGTACGCCTGGAGCGCTCGACCGAACTCCAGCAGCAGTTCATCGGCGACGCCTCGCACGAACTGCGCAGCCCGGTGGCGGCGGTGCGCGCGTCGCTCGAATCGCTGCTGGCACACCCGGAGCAGGTCGACTGGCCCACCGCCGTACGCAGCGCCCTGCACGAACTGGAGCGGCTGCAGGGCCTCAGCGAGGACTTGCTGCTCCTGGCCCGGCTGGACGGCACCGCGGCCGTCCCCCGCGAGCCCGTCAACCTCACCGACCTCGCCCACGACCTGGTCGAGGAGCACCGCCATCTGCGCCGTTCCCACCCGCTGGAGATCCGCCTCGGCGCGTCCGGGCCGCCGGCGTGGGTGACGGGCAGCGGCATCCAACTGGAGCGCATGCTGCGGAACGTGCTGAGCAACGCCTGCCGCTACGCCGGCAAGGAGATCGAGGTGGCCGTCGGCACCGAGCGGCACGAGGGCGCCGAGACGGTACGGATCGACGTACGCGACGACGGCCCCGGGATACCGGCCGCCGACCGGGAGCGGGTCTTCGAGCGGTTCAGCCGGCTGGAGGACGCGCGGGCCCGCAAGTCCGGCGGAGCCGGCCTCGGGCTGGCCATCGCCAGGGAGATCGCGGACCACCACGGCGGCACCCTGCACTTCGCCGACGCGCCGCGGGGCGCGCACGCCGTAGGGCGGCTCCCCGCCGCCGGGCCGGGGACGGCCGCGGGGCGCTGA
- a CDS encoding response regulator transcription factor yields the protein MRLLVVDDEEGLAASLKRGLEAAGYAVDLAHDGHTGLYLAREYPYQAIVLDIMLPGLNGYRVCARLRAEGVGTPILMLTAKSGEYDEAEGLDTGADDYLAKPFSYVVLEARLRALLRRGGSRTRAVLRIGDLWIDPAGRSCGRGEAGVALTAKEFAVLECLARRSDEVVSKTEIAEQVWSADFDGDLNIVEVYVSALRRKIDIPFGRRSITTVRGCGYLLSGHAAAR from the coding sequence ATGCGATTACTGGTCGTGGATGACGAGGAAGGGCTCGCCGCCTCCCTCAAGCGGGGCCTGGAGGCGGCCGGTTACGCCGTGGACCTGGCCCACGACGGCCACACCGGCCTGTACCTGGCGCGGGAGTACCCGTACCAGGCCATCGTGCTCGACATCATGCTCCCCGGGCTCAACGGCTACCGCGTGTGCGCCCGGCTGCGGGCGGAGGGCGTCGGGACGCCCATCCTCATGCTGACGGCCAAGAGCGGCGAGTACGACGAGGCCGAGGGGCTGGACACCGGTGCCGACGACTACCTGGCGAAGCCCTTCTCGTACGTGGTGCTGGAAGCCCGGCTGCGCGCGCTGCTCCGGCGGGGCGGCTCGCGCACCCGGGCGGTGCTGCGCATCGGCGACCTGTGGATCGACCCGGCGGGCCGCTCGTGCGGGCGCGGGGAGGCCGGGGTCGCGCTGACGGCGAAGGAGTTCGCCGTGCTGGAGTGCCTGGCCCGCCGGAGCGACGAGGTCGTGTCGAAGACGGAGATAGCGGAGCAGGTGTGGTCGGCGGACTTCGACGGCGACCTGAACATCGTCGAGGTGTACGTCAGCGCCCTGCGCCGGAAGATCGACATCCCGTTCGGCCGCCGCTCCATCACGACGGTGCGCGGCTGCGGCTACCTGCTCTCCGGCCATGCCGCAGCCCGCTGA
- a CDS encoding ArsR family transcriptional regulator encodes MLRIHFTDVDLARTRLAPAPDPMFEIAASLHRLQFRGGRWAYAGWYRTTRQRLREAGLERALRSVLLPLYPRAAYFPDFLTPADAVNGLDAGLESILATPPQRVVEEMTILDRTVGAPAWAGQLAGREARQEFAGILRAYFEAVVAPHAEQVQARIEAERAVRSRGLLDGGVEGMLAGLRPMLRWSPPVLEVAYPRQAEDRDLYLNGRGLTLVPSYFNWGEPVAFADPGLPPVVWYSLLHEPEARSVTAGAPDQSLTNLLGRARAVALRAASAGATTGEIARAAGVSASAASRHATALRDAGLITTVRHGPAVLHTLTPTGASLLRAATRRAEDDVTGTAV; translated from the coding sequence GTGCTCCGCATTCACTTCACCGATGTGGATCTGGCGAGGACCCGGCTCGCCCCCGCCCCTGACCCCATGTTCGAGATCGCCGCGAGTCTGCACCGGCTGCAGTTCCGAGGCGGACGGTGGGCCTACGCCGGCTGGTACCGCACGACACGGCAGCGGCTGCGGGAGGCGGGGCTGGAGCGGGCGCTGCGGAGTGTCCTGCTGCCCCTGTATCCGAGGGCCGCGTACTTTCCGGACTTTCTCACTCCGGCCGATGCGGTGAACGGCCTGGACGCCGGACTGGAGTCGATCCTGGCCACGCCGCCGCAACGGGTGGTCGAGGAGATGACCATCCTCGACCGGACCGTCGGAGCACCCGCGTGGGCCGGCCAACTGGCCGGACGGGAGGCGCGCCAGGAGTTCGCGGGGATCCTGCGCGCGTACTTCGAGGCCGTCGTCGCTCCCCACGCGGAGCAGGTGCAGGCGCGGATCGAAGCCGAGCGGGCGGTGCGCTCCCGGGGGCTTCTCGACGGGGGAGTGGAGGGCATGCTCGCGGGACTCAGACCCATGCTGCGCTGGTCTCCGCCCGTCCTGGAGGTCGCCTACCCCAGACAGGCGGAGGACCGGGACCTGTATCTGAACGGCCGCGGACTCACCCTCGTCCCTTCGTACTTCAACTGGGGCGAGCCGGTCGCCTTCGCCGACCCCGGACTGCCGCCCGTGGTCTGGTACTCGCTGCTCCACGAGCCCGAAGCCCGCTCCGTGACCGCCGGCGCCCCCGATCAGTCCCTCACCAATCTCCTCGGACGTGCCCGCGCGGTCGCTCTGCGCGCCGCGTCCGCGGGCGCCACGACCGGCGAGATCGCCCGCGCCGCCGGGGTCTCGGCCTCCGCCGCCAGCAGGCACGCCACCGCGTTGCGCGACGCCGGCCTCATCACCACCGTCCGGCACGGTCCGGCCGTGCTGCACACCCTCACACCCACAGGCGCGTCCCTGCTGCGCGCCGCCACGCGCAGGGCCGAGGACGACGTCACGGGCACCGCCGTCTGA
- a CDS encoding peptidoglycan-binding domain-containing protein — protein sequence MFGRGGRRRGGRGCARGADRYGRAIRWREAADGGTPASFRWEEFLVAGDPDLSSEGAFAAPKGLRFGADGTLWISTGISGHDLNGIAAVHEAAGSNALPAADPTTGKVRNVEIDGIFGRSTETATRDAQSRCGVGVDGIIGSGTWRCLHNFDQQPP from the coding sequence GTGTTCGGGCGGGGCGGGAGAAGGCGCGGCGGCAGGGGGTGCGCGCGTGGCGCCGATCGCTACGGGCGCGCCATCCGCTGGCGCGAGGCGGCCGACGGCGGTACGCCGGCGTCGTTCCGCTGGGAGGAGTTCCTCGTCGCCGGTGATCCGGACCTGTCCTCCGAGGGCGCGTTCGCCGCACCCAAGGGCCTCCGGTTCGGCGCGGACGGAACCCTCTGGATCTCCACCGGCATCTCCGGCCACGACCTGAACGGCATCGCGGCGGTCCATGAGGCGGCCGGGAGCAACGCCCTGCCGGCCGCCGATCCCACGACCGGGAAGGTCCGCAACGTGGAGATCGACGGGATCTTCGGCCGCAGCACCGAGACGGCCACGAGGGACGCGCAGAGCCGGTGCGGCGTAGGTGTCGACGGCATCATCGGCTCGGGCACCTGGCGCTGTCTGCACAACTTCGACCAGCAGCCGCCCTGA
- a CDS encoding ThuA domain-containing protein, which yields MRYARPGVHRALLAVAAIGLVASSAVPAEAKSESKVLIYTGTTGYRHAGSIDGGIGPIQKALDKAGISSVREDCDGLGGAVGNCDHPDANPRVFTPENLAQYDAIFLFNSSSQWLGGGRPGPLWDEEQRTAIRGFVNAGGGIAANHNAVDMGAGVTTWDWWDGAADSAVGTLMTGHAASDLNNVATVRVADRNHPSTRNLPKEFAFGDEHYNFARSVRGDARVLATLDEETYNPGPNAMGEDHPISWCKHYDGGRIWVTGMGHFAESYTQNGGDNNLVKHLVGGIGWAAGQGGGGQCTP from the coding sequence ATGCGTTACGCACGACCAGGCGTGCACCGTGCGTTGTTGGCGGTGGCGGCGATCGGGCTCGTCGCGTCATCGGCGGTACCTGCCGAGGCCAAGTCCGAGTCGAAGGTCCTGATCTACACCGGCACGACCGGGTACCGCCACGCCGGCTCGATCGACGGCGGCATCGGCCCGATCCAGAAGGCACTGGACAAGGCCGGGATCTCATCGGTACGGGAGGACTGCGACGGTCTCGGCGGGGCCGTCGGCAACTGCGACCACCCGGACGCGAACCCCCGCGTCTTCACCCCGGAGAACCTGGCCCAGTACGACGCGATCTTCCTCTTCAACTCCTCGTCGCAGTGGCTCGGCGGCGGCCGTCCGGGCCCGCTGTGGGACGAGGAACAGCGCACCGCCATCCGTGGGTTCGTCAACGCCGGCGGCGGAATCGCCGCCAACCACAACGCGGTCGACATGGGCGCCGGCGTCACCACCTGGGACTGGTGGGACGGCGCGGCCGACAGCGCGGTCGGCACGCTGATGACGGGCCACGCCGCCAGCGACCTCAACAACGTCGCCACGGTGCGGGTCGCCGACCGCAACCACCCGTCGACGCGCAACCTTCCCAAGGAGTTCGCCTTCGGAGACGAGCACTACAACTTCGCCCGCAGCGTGCGCGGCGACGCACGTGTGCTGGCAACGCTCGACGAGGAGACGTACAACCCCGGCCCCAACGCGATGGGCGAGGACCACCCGATCTCCTGGTGCAAGCACTACGACGGCGGCCGCATCTGGGTCACCGGGATGGGCCACTTCGCGGAGTCCTACACCCAGAACGGCGGGGACAACAACCTCGTCAAGCACCTAGTCGGAGGGATCGGCTGGGCGGCCGGCCAGGGCGGCGGAGGCCAGTGCACGCCGTGA
- a CDS encoding class I SAM-dependent methyltransferase: MPAETAYHDELGDYFARNADTSPYNAYTDRPAMLALAGDVVGLRILDVGCGAGHYAAELLARGAQVFGIDGSATLLRHARERLGDRAELRMHDAEKPLHFVDDASFDGVVCALMLHHISDRPRLLGEVRRVLRPGGWLLVSTTHPTADWRKFGASYYADDWVDLPLGGGPLGVHYQRMTLETFLNELLAAGFILERLIEPRPTPGLRELDEPAYDKLHQAPCFLAVRLLRP; encoded by the coding sequence ATGCCAGCGGAGACCGCGTACCACGACGAACTCGGCGACTACTTCGCAAGGAACGCCGACACCAGCCCCTACAACGCGTACACCGACCGGCCGGCGATGCTCGCGCTGGCGGGGGATGTCGTGGGGCTGAGGATTCTCGATGTCGGGTGCGGGGCCGGGCACTATGCGGCCGAGCTCCTGGCAAGGGGTGCCCAGGTGTTCGGGATCGACGGCAGCGCGACTCTGCTGCGTCACGCGCGGGAGCGATTGGGCGACCGGGCCGAACTGCGCATGCACGACGCGGAGAAGCCGCTGCACTTCGTCGACGACGCATCGTTCGACGGGGTCGTGTGCGCATTGATGCTTCACCACATCTCCGACCGCCCGCGTCTCCTCGGCGAGGTTCGACGTGTCCTGCGTCCCGGTGGATGGCTGCTGGTATCGACGACGCACCCTACTGCCGACTGGCGGAAGTTCGGCGCTTCGTACTACGCCGACGACTGGGTTGATCTCCCGCTCGGCGGGGGCCCGTTGGGAGTCCACTACCAGCGCATGACGCTGGAAACCTTCCTGAACGAGCTGCTGGCCGCCGGATTCATTCTCGAAAGACTCATCGAGCCTCGCCCGACGCCCGGCCTGCGAGAACTCGACGAACCGGCCTACGACAAGCTCCACCAGGCTCCGTGTTTCCTCGCCGTCAGGCTCCTCCGGCCCTGA
- a CDS encoding cytochrome P450: protein MLRSTATVQAGLGIETVEKMPSRIRRPVLYRDGPEHREHRRQTARFFTPRRVDQHYRDVMVRVTQAQLDRLTAAGRAPLSDLTFTLAIEVACAVIGLTDSRPGIKQRLERFFPEKFGKPGLTSFHGIYWMVRQNINWLRFYLGDVRPAVRARRRERRDDLISHLIDEGCSDQEILGECLTFAAAGMVTTREFISAAAWHLFSDEALLTHYRAADEGGRLAVLNEILRVEPVIGRLQRRATEPLDLPGEGDETLTVQTGDRIDILIDGTNLDERAVGPVPPRIRPGRAMKDGAGSPGLSFGDGPHKCPGVHVALQETDIFLSRLFATPGLRMATPPTVGFIEGIGSYELRHCVLEVDTAP, encoded by the coding sequence GTGTTACGAAGCACCGCCACCGTCCAGGCCGGCCTCGGCATCGAAACCGTCGAGAAAATGCCGTCAAGAATCCGGCGGCCGGTGCTCTACCGGGATGGACCGGAACACCGTGAGCACCGTCGGCAGACCGCCCGATTCTTCACTCCGCGCCGCGTCGACCAGCACTACCGGGACGTCATGGTCCGGGTCACGCAGGCCCAGCTCGACCGCCTCACGGCTGCCGGCCGGGCCCCGCTGTCCGACCTCACCTTCACCCTGGCGATCGAAGTGGCCTGCGCCGTCATCGGCCTGACCGATAGCAGACCCGGTATAAAGCAGCGGCTCGAGCGCTTCTTTCCCGAGAAGTTCGGTAAGCCCGGGCTGACGAGCTTCCACGGCATCTACTGGATGGTGCGGCAGAACATCAACTGGCTGCGCTTCTACCTGGGCGATGTCCGGCCCGCCGTGCGGGCCCGGCGCCGCGAGCGCCGTGACGACCTCATCTCCCATCTGATCGACGAGGGCTGCTCTGACCAGGAGATCCTGGGGGAATGCCTCACCTTCGCGGCGGCTGGCATGGTCACCACCCGCGAGTTCATCAGCGCCGCCGCCTGGCATCTGTTCTCGGACGAGGCGCTGCTGACGCACTATCGAGCGGCGGACGAGGGCGGGCGGCTCGCGGTGCTCAACGAGATTCTCCGTGTCGAACCTGTCATCGGCCGCCTTCAGCGCCGGGCGACCGAGCCGCTCGACCTGCCGGGCGAGGGCGACGAGACGCTGACGGTGCAGACCGGGGACCGCATCGACATTCTCATCGACGGCACGAACCTCGACGAACGAGCCGTGGGCCCGGTGCCACCCCGAATCCGTCCCGGGCGCGCGATGAAAGACGGTGCAGGTTCACCCGGCCTCTCCTTCGGTGACGGCCCGCACAAATGCCCCGGCGTCCATGTTGCGCTTCAGGAGACGGACATCTTCCTCAGCCGGCTGTTCGCGACTCCGGGACTGCGGATGGCGACACCGCCCACGGTCGGTTTCATCGAGGGCATCGGCAGCTACGAACTCCGCCACTGCGTCCTGGAGGTCGACACCGCGCCGTGA
- a CDS encoding ANTAR domain-containing protein — MSEENAQLKQAIRTRPVVDQARGVLMTVLHGDADDAWQVLRQTSQHANVPLRDVASWVVSSTGGTPMCEDLRVPMRKAMERVWRQRDGEGSRRTASAS, encoded by the coding sequence TTGAGCGAGGAGAACGCCCAACTCAAACAGGCCATCCGGACCAGGCCGGTGGTCGATCAGGCCCGCGGGGTCCTGATGACCGTCCTCCATGGCGATGCCGACGACGCCTGGCAGGTGCTGCGGCAGACCTCCCAGCACGCCAACGTCCCTCTGCGCGACGTGGCCTCATGGGTGGTTTCCTCCACCGGCGGCACACCGATGTGCGAAGACCTTCGGGTTCCGATGCGCAAGGCGATGGAACGGGTGTGGAGGCAGCGAGATGGTGAAGGCAGCAGACGCACCGCATCTGCTTCTTGA